One Oscillospiraceae bacterium genomic region harbors:
- a CDS encoding helix-turn-helix transcriptional regulator, translating to MRFSYNKLFKLLIDRNIKKKELCEMAEISATSIAKLGHGGNVNSKVLLQICNALNCDVGDIMEFVRDDPEIGTEENEERK from the coding sequence ATGAGGTTCAGTTATAACAAACTTTTTAAATTATTGATTGATAGAAATATAAAGAAAAAAGAACTGTGTGAAATGGCAGAAATCAGTGCCACATCGATTGCGAAGCTCGGACATGGAGGAAATGTAAATTCCAAGGTTTTGCTTCAGATATGTAATGCATTGAATTGCGATGTCGGAGATATCATGGAATTTGTTCGAGATGATCCTGAAATAGGCACTGAGGAAAACGAAGAACGAAAATAA
- a CDS encoding SAM-dependent methyltransferase yields the protein MNRIDGAKPRGADDLIASAIRLVYSYICSRYSNKDVAEICNELRIIAKIKDFDFYTDEKNESRYTYAQVQENLSKINEKETIRKNKGVYYTPNDVVRFILVNSVKSLFGKLTKDNISDMDLCSIPYKSFCYKKTVFDPTCGAGEYLLATLEMKLALLKQNKQVLSNTDITKIVSTIYGNDVNCDSVTITKLRLLLGVAEFCGIEYCYGLGKIMNRRFTTYDFVGTKVQKQIKHHIIVGNPPYVEDSKSGLSPNKRYGNIYANVLINASEHLEKNGAMGFIIPLSYTSTPRMKQLREDLTALLPEQYIMSFADRPDCLFDSVHQKLCIFIGKDKRIPITLYTGNYQYWYKNERKFLFQNLQVIRNTHQCDDFIPKLGNQMDVDIFEKVTNPTITTPIYEASRNGNESVYLNRREAFWMKAYRTKVDDPEYKVFSFATAKEADFCYCIINSSLFWWYWICVSDCWHVSKTLNNFRMPVIQKVDNATNLATALIDRLEATKVYVGTKQTQYEYKHRNCLEEIHAIDDFVNAAYGLTKSESEYIKSFAIRYRTSGGVDADESN from the coding sequence ATGAATAGAATTGATGGTGCCAAGCCAAGAGGAGCGGATGATTTAATAGCATCTGCAATCCGGCTTGTTTATTCATATATATGTAGTCGATATTCTAACAAGGATGTCGCAGAAATCTGTAATGAGTTAAGAATCATTGCAAAAATTAAAGATTTTGACTTTTATACAGATGAAAAAAACGAAAGCAGGTATACATATGCTCAGGTTCAGGAAAATCTTTCTAAAATTAACGAGAAGGAAACCATAAGAAAAAACAAGGGGGTTTATTACACACCAAACGATGTTGTACGGTTTATCTTAGTCAATAGCGTAAAATCTTTATTTGGAAAGCTTACTAAAGATAATATATCTGATATGGATTTGTGTAGCATTCCATATAAATCTTTTTGCTACAAAAAGACAGTTTTCGATCCAACTTGTGGTGCAGGAGAGTATTTGCTTGCCACTCTTGAAATGAAATTGGCGTTGCTGAAACAGAACAAACAAGTATTGTCAAATACTGATATTACAAAGATTGTTTCAACTATATATGGAAACGATGTTAATTGTGACTCAGTGACGATCACAAAATTAAGATTATTACTTGGTGTTGCGGAATTCTGCGGGATAGAATATTGCTATGGTTTGGGGAAGATTATGAATCGCCGATTTACAACATACGATTTTGTAGGAACCAAGGTACAGAAGCAGATTAAGCATCATATCATAGTAGGCAATCCTCCATATGTTGAGGATTCAAAAAGTGGTTTATCTCCAAATAAGCGATATGGAAATATTTATGCAAATGTGCTTATCAATGCCTCTGAACACTTGGAGAAGAACGGGGCAATGGGCTTTATCATTCCATTGTCATATACATCAACTCCGCGCATGAAACAGCTTCGAGAAGATTTGACTGCACTACTTCCAGAACAATATATTATGAGTTTTGCAGACAGACCAGACTGTTTGTTTGATTCTGTGCATCAGAAATTATGCATTTTTATTGGTAAGGACAAGCGTATACCGATAACCTTGTATACCGGAAATTATCAATATTGGTACAAGAATGAAAGGAAATTTCTTTTTCAAAATTTGCAGGTGATAAGAAATACTCACCAATGTGATGATTTTATCCCTAAATTGGGCAATCAGATGGATGTTGATATTTTTGAGAAGGTCACTAATCCTACAATTACTACACCTATTTATGAAGCTTCACGGAATGGAAATGAATCGGTATATTTGAATCGCCGAGAGGCATTTTGGATGAAGGCATATCGAACAAAAGTTGATGACCCAGAATATAAGGTGTTTAGTTTTGCAACCGCCAAAGAGGCTGATTTTTGTTATTGCATAATAAACTCATCGCTTTTTTGGTGGTATTGGATTTGTGTTTCAGATTGTTGGCACGTGAGCAAGACACTTAACAACTTCAGAATGCCTGTAATACAAAAAGTTGATAACGCTACCAATTTAGCAACAGCACTGATAGATAGACTTGAGGCAACCAAAGTATATGTAGGAACAAAACAAACTCAGTATGAATACAAACATCGCAATTGCCTGGAAGAAATTCATGCGATAGATGATTTTGTAAATGCCGCATATGGACTAACTAAATCTGAAAGTGAATATATAAAGTCATTTGCTATCAGATACAGAACAAGTGGAGGGGTTGATGCGGATGAAAGTAATTGA
- a CDS encoding DUF2326 domain-containing protein — protein sequence MLVEIMCDKFKDHGNPRGRIALHPGLNTVMGSTTGSNSIGKSTFLMIVDFVFGGDDYVEKLTDVQTEVGEHRICFAYKFLDGMHYFWRSNIDYKNVQKCDEEYHPLPDGLMSINQFLSFLQSHYDMDLPGLTFRNAIGRSMRVYKRETLDEEHPLHQAKQEKAAAAIEGLLKLTDLYSGIEAQSKTTAEAKDQLSTFKKAQKYRYIPSVGKQKEYDANEERIAELNAQAEELAKKSSNGLLDLDSMQAEKLSVLQGKLSNFKRQRSRLRSQLRAIRVDRDLGKKGFKRNYDDLLKFFPDVDLQRIEDIESFHKQLAGILKKEFIETEQNLQAALALVEEEITKIEAEISQIARVTNLSKAVLEQYAEIDKELKTLRSANENYVKTTELSNTAKAYEAELNRLVVEQIAIMQQKINSEMFDINNEIYGGRKTAPTLTITDASHYTFFTPRDGGTGAQYKGLVVFDLAMLTLTKLPVIAHDSVMLKQIEDDAIEKILGLYEGTAKQVFIAMDKEGSYTKRSQEIMESSKVLQLSPGEGALFGRTWNDIEEQQ from the coding sequence AATACAGTTATGGGAAGCACAACGGGCTCTAATTCTATCGGTAAATCTACATTTCTTATGATTGTCGATTTTGTCTTTGGTGGGGACGATTATGTCGAAAAATTGACGGATGTGCAGACTGAGGTCGGCGAACACAGAATCTGCTTTGCATATAAATTCCTTGATGGCATGCATTATTTCTGGCGGTCAAACATCGATTATAAGAATGTTCAAAAATGTGATGAAGAGTATCATCCCCTGCCAGACGGATTAATGTCCATAAACCAGTTTCTGTCGTTTTTGCAGTCCCACTACGATATGGACTTGCCTGGTTTGACATTCAGAAATGCTATTGGTCGATCTATGCGTGTGTATAAGCGTGAAACACTCGATGAAGAACATCCGCTTCATCAAGCAAAACAGGAAAAGGCAGCCGCAGCAATTGAAGGCTTGCTGAAGTTGACGGATTTATACTCTGGTATTGAGGCACAGTCCAAAACTACAGCAGAGGCAAAGGATCAGCTTTCAACATTTAAGAAGGCTCAGAAATATAGATATATTCCGTCTGTGGGGAAACAAAAGGAATATGATGCAAACGAAGAACGAATTGCGGAGTTGAATGCACAGGCGGAAGAATTGGCAAAGAAGAGTTCAAATGGGCTTCTTGATCTGGATTCTATGCAGGCAGAAAAGCTTTCTGTTCTACAGGGGAAACTGTCAAACTTTAAGAGGCAAAGGTCGCGTTTGCGCTCCCAATTGAGAGCAATTCGTGTAGATAGGGATTTGGGAAAGAAAGGCTTCAAACGAAACTATGATGACTTGCTTAAATTTTTCCCGGATGTAGACCTTCAAAGAATAGAAGACATTGAGAGCTTTCATAAACAGTTGGCAGGAATATTAAAAAAAGAGTTTATCGAAACAGAACAAAATTTACAGGCAGCACTTGCTCTTGTAGAAGAGGAAATTACAAAAATTGAGGCGGAAATTTCGCAGATAGCCAGAGTAACCAATTTGTCAAAAGCGGTGCTGGAGCAGTATGCGGAAATCGACAAAGAATTAAAAACACTGCGTTCTGCAAATGAGAACTATGTTAAAACGACAGAACTTTCAAATACAGCAAAGGCATATGAGGCTGAATTGAATCGTTTAGTTGTAGAACAGATTGCAATTATGCAGCAGAAGATTAACTCTGAGATGTTTGACATTAACAATGAAATTTACGGCGGTAGAAAGACCGCCCCAACACTTACTATCACAGATGCTTCGCACTATACATTTTTTACTCCGCGTGATGGCGGAACGGGGGCACAGTATAAGGGACTGGTTGTATTTGATTTGGCGATGCTTACATTAACTAAATTGCCTGTTATTGCTCATGATTCCGTCATGCTAAAGCAGATTGAAGATGATGCGATTGAAAAGATATTGGGACTTTATGAAGGAACGGCAAAGCAAGTTTTTATAGCAATGGATAAAGAAGGCTCTTATACGAAACGATCGCAGGAAATCATGGAAAGCAGCAAGGTCTTACAGCTTAGTCCGGGTGAGGGTGCGTTGTTCGGACGCACTTGGAATGATATAGAGGAACAGCAGTAA